In Cutaneotrichosporon cavernicola HIS019 DNA, chromosome: 1, one DNA window encodes the following:
- the PDX3 gene encoding uncharacterized protein (Pyridoxine 5'-phosphate oxidase C-terminal dimerisation region) yields the protein MPHQTILSPVARSAAAASAAAEATATIATPTGFRLTAHNQYNATRLDAAHLPRDPFPLFRLWLHEALRPTHGQTAVREPEAMTLSTVSSSGIPSSRVVLLKEIDDHGFLFFTNYESRKASELETGHAALSFYWREVSRQIRVVGIVEKVSPEESQAYFATRPRGSQIGAWASPQSRKVGEGEMERRVKEVGDKFADEVPCPPHWGGYRVVPVEIEFWAGRPSRIHDRFVYTRPDASSPWTVERRAP from the exons ATGCCCCACCAAACAATCCTCAGCCCCGTGGCCAGGTCGGCCGctgccgcctccgccgctgccgaggcgaccgcgacgaTTGCTACTCCAACAGGATTCCGTCTCACCGCCCACAACCAATACAACGCTACCCGCCTTGACGCCGCCCACCTCCCGCGCgaccccttccccctcttccgccTATGGCTCCACGAAGCTCTCCGCCCCACCCACGGCCAGACCGCCGTCCGTGAACCTGAAGCCATGACCCTCTCcaccgtctcctcgtctgGCATCCCCTCTTCCCGAGTTGTCCTCCTCAAAGAAATCGACGACCACGGATTCCTCTTCTTCACAAACTACGAATCACGCAAAGCTTCCGAACTCGAGACGGGCCACGCTGCCCTCTCATTCTACTGGAGAGAAGTCTCGCGCCAGATCCGCGTCGTTGGCATTGTCGAAAAAGTCTCACCGGAAGAAAGCCAGGCTTACTTTGCAACTCGGCCGCGCGGGTCACAGATCGGCGCTTGGGCTTCCCCACAGAGTCGTAAGGTTGGCGagggggagatggagcgtCGCGTGAAGGAGGTAGGAGACAAGtttgccgacgaggtgccgTGTCCACCCCACTGGGGCGGGTACCGCGTTGTCCCTGT CGAAATCGAGTTTTGGGCTGGCCGACCCAGCCGCATCCACGACCGCTTCGTATACACCCGCCCAGACGCCAGCTCGCCATGGACCGTCGAGCGGCGGGCCCCCTAA
- a CDS encoding uncharacterized protein (Proposed nucleic acid binding domain): MPPRRSARAAAAAATVPTPTPPPAPAPKKRAAKNKAPTPTPSPSPAPVPAAAAAKNTQPLKACRIVIGFPGKLGADLEKQVIKLGAKTSNNVTKTVTHLIANTADITAGSAKVDRAKMFGIPVVDERWVDACEEEGEEVDTAKYVALAAGSTNGTANGTVNGSAPVTNGNGKKRAAESDDEDEDIKPAKRGKKAQKPQASGAVVSTKLQDEADKVADRADSSGQKAKKTKGFNVPLDDHCTLVNYKVYIDDDGTIYDANLNQTNAGNNNNKFYRVQLLHRGTSYKTWTRWGRVGEMGQSSILGGGTLPDALTNFNKKFKDKSGLNWAQRNDNPKPKKYTFIEKSYDDDSDDEAGDDVKEEEDEEEWVPPESKLDLPTQELMALIFNAKYMNAAMADLNYDANKMPLGKLSKSTILKGFQVLKDLASLFDDNSLAQSVYGTAYGSAVEMLSNRFYSYIPHDFGRNRPPIINNEIMLKREVELLESLGDMKEAAAIMKAERPKDTMHVYDRQFDSLGMEEMSVLDKESTEFKELSAYLLNSKGATHAVNYKVEDIFRIERAGETKRFDESIYPTIPSDRRLLWHGSRATNFGGILSQGLRIAPPEAPVSGYMFGKGIYLADMSSKSVNYCCSYLSDRTALLLLCEAELGDPLQTLTDASYTAGDTAKAGGMYSTWGQGKVGPSKWKCAGEAHESLKGIKMPDISTPPGDTKVPDAYLMYNEYITYDVNQVKLRYLFRVKT; encoded by the exons ATGCCACCCCGCCGCTCCGCCCgagccgcagcagcagcagccacCGTGCCGACTCCTACCCCGCCTCCAGCTCCCGCACCCAAGAAGCGCGCTGCCAAGAACAAGGCACCAACACCCACACCTTCCCCGTCTCCAGCGCCAGTACcagcggcagcagcagcgaAGAACACTCAGCCTCTCAAAGCATGCCGCATCGTCATCGGATTTCCtggcaagctcggcgccgacctcgagaagcAGGTGATCAAACTCGGCGCCAAGACGTCCAACAACGTCACTAAGACGGTCACACACCTCATCGCCAACACGGCCGACATTACCGCAGGCTCGGCCAAGGTTGACCGGGCTAAGATGTTTGGTATTCCGGTTGTTGATGAGCGCTGGGTAGACGCTTgcgaggaagagggcgaggaggtcgatACGGCCAAGtacgtcgccctcgccgctggCAGTACCAACGGTACTGCCAACGGTACTGTCAACGGTTCGGCCCCAGTTACGAATGGGAACGGAAAGAAGAGGGCGGCAGAgagcgatgacgaggacgaggacatcAAACCTGCCAAGCGCGGGAAGAAGG CCCAAAAACCCCAGGCCTCCGGCGCTGTTGTGTCTACCAAGCTTcaggacgaggccgacaaggtcgcGGACAGGGCCGACTCGTCCGGCcagaaggccaagaagaccAAGGGCTTCAACGTCCCCCTCGACGATCACTGTACCCTCGTCAACTACAAGGTGTacattgacgacgacgggacCATCTACGACGCAAACCTGAACCAGACCAACGCTGGtaacaacaacaacaagtTCTACCGCGTGCAG CTCCTGCACCGCGGTACCTCGTACAAGACGTGGACTCGGTGgggccgcgtcggcgaAATGGGCCAGAGCAGTattctcggcggcggcactCTCCCGGACGCCCTCACTAACTTCAACAAGAAGTTCAAGGACAAGTCGGGGCTGAACTGGGCGCAGCGCAACGACAaccccaagcccaagaagtACACATTCATTGAGAAGAgctacgacgacgactcggatGACGAGGCTGGTGACGATgtcaaggaggaagaggacgaggaggaatgGGTTCCTCCAGAGTCCAAGCTGGATCTGCCCACCCAGGAGCTGATGGCCCTCATCTTCAACGCCAAGTACATGAACGCGGCCATGGCCGACCTCAACTACGACGCAAATAAGATGCCACTCGGCAAGCTCTCCAAGTCGACCATCTTAAAGGGCTTCCAGGTTCTCAAAGACCTCGCGTCGCTTTTTGATGACAACTCACTCGCCCAGTCGGTGTACGGAACGGCGTACGGGTCTGCCGTTGAGATGCTCTCCAATCGCTTCTACTCGTACATCCCCCACGACTTTGGCCGCAATCGCCCGCCCATCATCAACAACGAGATTATGCTCAAGAGAGAGGTTGAGCTTCTCGAGTCGCTCGGAGACATGAAGGAGGCGGCAGCCATCATGAAGGCGGAGCGGCCCAAGGACACCATGCACGTCTATGACCGCCAGTTCGACTCGCTGGGCATGGAGGAGATGTCGGTGCTGGACAAGGAGTCGACCGAGTTCAAGGAGCTCAGCGCGTACCTCTTGAACAGCAAGGGCGCGACCCACGCCGTCAACTACAAAGTTGAGGATATCTTCCGCATCGAGCGTGCGGGCGAGACGAAGCGCTTTGACGAGAGCATCTACCCCACCATCCCCTCCGACCGTCGCCTTCTGTGGCACGGCTCGCGTGCGACCAACTTTGGCGGTATTTTGTCGCAAGGTCTTCGCATCGCTCCTCCCGAGGCGCCCGTCTCTGGCTACATG TTTGGTAAGGGTATCTACCTCGCGGACATGTCCTCCAAGTCGGTCAACTACTGCTGCTCGTATCTCTCGGATAGAACagcgctccttctcctctgcGAGGCTGAGCTTGGTGACCCTCTCCAGACGCTCACCGATGCCTCGTACACCGCTGGCGACACTGCCAAGGCTGGGGGCATGTACTCGACGTGGGGCCAGGGCAAGGTGGGCCCATCCAAGTGGAAGTGTGCCGGCGAGGCGCACGAGTCGCTCAAGGGCATCAAGATG CCCGACATCTCGACGCCACCTGGCGACACCAAGGTCCCAGACGCATACTTGATGTACAATGAGTACATCACGTACGATGTCAACCAGGTCAAGCTGCGCTACCTGTTCCGCGTCAAGACGTAG
- a CDS encoding uncharacterized protein (Vault protein inter-alpha-trypsin domain), giving the protein MSYTSHNHLDYKCGLYAVVENESRFLPHVDTSAHTTIIGTSSRTVLKQSFENSTKDNIDELRYIFPLYDGVSVVGFRCTVGDRVIDGEVQERVKAKALYDAAKARGQTAGLLRQSVSAADAFTITIGNVPAGQKVFVDITYLGELKHDAQVDGIRFTIPTRIVPRYGRRQFGDSAIDNVSKGNLTITVDVEMPKGSAITSIESPSHPIAVSVGHTSKAPNADQTFEKATASLSLATNTLDDDFILIVVATNLGEPTALLETHPTLPNHHALMATLVPKFSLPAQTPEIVFVCDRSGSMDYQIPSLISALKIFLKSLPVGIKFNICSFGTTFEFLWNKSKSYSQATLDEATNYVSNFSANMGGTEMYNPIEEVFKRRFSDVDLEVFVLTDGEIWGQDELFAMMNKHVEKAKGAIRVFSLGVGSGASTSLVNGIARSGGGFAQFVHDKEKMDKKVVRMLRASLFPHISDYRLHVKNLKCESCGDDFEVVEKPQSPKDEGDAKKPISLFQKDLKEDADSSTNAGASSLPDLQVPGFMQTPGVIPPLFPFSRTTVYVLLPHSCPHVTPKSVFLHATCSTGPLELEIPITVLDEKASTIHQLAARTEMKELEEGRGWVSTAKVDNKTIKDKFPSQYDDLVEREGVRIGTTYQVSGKWCSFVAVEKCKDGSAKISDAPPVFEEVIKVSREDRMPMMSACRGSAPVFRAKTSAQLSSNNYPNAAPSWASSGVPKQLPSYRRSSGRLDNQAMPGPLGSPGSLWASAMAPSLGMAPHQQPQQSAKTKVSSSGSSFELNGGHDGETDDFGVGATLNPLMEIIKLQLFEGNWRWTTALEKMTGIKAAAAKAAAPGHADDVLATACAVAYLKLKLGEDKEAWELIVEKAETWLEAQVKDLAALEKAVHALF; this is encoded by the exons ATGAGCTACACCTCTCACAACCACCTCGACTACAAGTGTGGTCTCTATGCTGTTGTCGAGAATGAGTCGCGTTTCCTCCCCCATGTCGACACCTCGGCCCACACGACGATCATCGGCACCTCGTCACGCACTGTATTGAAGCAGTCCTTTGAGAACTCGACAAAGGACAATATCGACGAGCTCCGTTACATCTTTCCCCTTTACGATGGCGTCTCCGTCGTTGGCTTTCGCTGTACCGTCGGTGACCGTGTgatcgacggcgaggttcAAGAGCgtgtcaaggccaaggcgctcTACGACGCTGCCAAGGCCCGCGGCCAGACGGCCGGCCTGCTCAGGCAGTCGGtgagcgccgccgacgcgttcaccatcaccatcgGCAACGTGCCGGCCGGCCAGAAGGTGTTTGTCGACATCACctacctcggcgagctcaagcACGATGCCCAAGTCGATGGCATCCGCTTCACCATCCCCACCCGCATTGTACCCCGCTATGGCCGCAGGCAGTTTGGCGACTCCGCCATCGATAACGTCAGCAAAGGCAATCTCACCATCACGGTGGACGTCGAGATGCCTAAGGGCTCGGCAATCACGAGCATCGAGAGCCCGTCGCACCCGATCGCCGTCTCTGTCGGTCACACTTCCAAAGCTCCCAACGCCGATCAGACCTTCGAGAAGGCCACCGCCagcctctccctcgccaccaacaccctcgacgacgactttATTCTCATCGTTGTCGCAACCAACCTGGGCGAGCCcaccgccctcctcgagaccCACCCTACCCTCCCCAACCATCACGCCCTTATGGCCACTCTGGTACCAAAGTTCTCGCTGCCCGCCCAGACGCCCGAGATCGTGTTTGTTTGCGATCGCTCTGGCTCGATGGACTACCAGATCCCTAGCCTGATCTCGGCCCTCAAAATCTTCCTCAAGTCGCTCCCCGTCGGCATCAAATTCAACATTTGCTCGTTCGGCACGACCTTTGAGTTCCTGTGGAACAAGTCCAAGAGCTACTCGCAGGCGACgctggacgaggcgacCAACTACGTCTCCAATTTCTCGGCCAACATGGGCGGCACAGAGATGTACAATCCG atTGAGGAGGTGTTCAAGCGTCGTTTCTctgacgtcgacctcgaggtgtTTGTCCTCACCGACGGCGAGATTTGGGGTCAGGATGAGCTGTTCGCCATGATGAACAAGCACgtcgagaaggccaagggcgcTATTCGTGTGTTCAGCCTCGGTGTCGGCAGTGgtgcgtcgacgtcgctcGTCAATGGCATCGCTCGTTCCGGTGGCGGCTTTGCGCAGTTTGTGCacgacaaggagaagatggaCAAGAAGGTTGTGCGCATGCTCCGCGCGTCGCTTTTCCCCCACATCTCCGACTACCGCCTCCATGTCAAGAACCTCAAGTGCGAGAGCTGTGgcgacgactttgaggtTGTCGAGAAGCCCCAGTCGCCGAAGGATGAGGGGGATGCCAAGAAGCCCATCTCCCTATTCCAAAAGGATCTCAAGGAGGACGCAGACTCGTCGACCAACGCCGGTGCCAGCTCGCTTCCTGATCTCCAGGTTCCGGGCTTCATGCAGACCCCTGGAGTCATCCCACCTCTTTTCCCATTCTCCCGCACGACCGTCTACGTTCTCCTCCCACACTCGTGTCCCCACGTGACCCCCAAGTCGGTCTTCCTCCACGCCACCTGCTCAACTGGgccgctcgagctcgagatcCCCATCACTGTCCTTGACGAGAAGGCTAGCACGAtccaccagctcgccgcccgcaccgagatgaaggagctcgaggagggtcGTGGATGGGTGTCCACTGCCAAGGTTGACAACAAGACCATCAAGGACAAGTTCCCCAGCCAGTACGACGACctggtcgagcgcgagggtgTTCGCATCGGCACCACGTACCAGGTCAGCGGCAAGTGGTGCAGCTTTGTCGCGGTCGAGAAGTGCAAGGACGGCAGCGCGAAGATTTCCGACGCCCCCCCCGTGTTCGAAGAAGTCATCAAGGTCTCCCGGGAGGACCGGATGCCTATGATGTCGGCTTGTCGAGGATCCGCCCCCGTTTTCAGGGCGAAGACAAGTGCCC AACTCAGCAGCAACAACTATCCGAACGCGGCTCCTAGTTGGGCTTCTAGTGGGGTCCCCAAACAGCTCCCTTCTTACCGCCGATCATCgggccgcctcgacaaccAAGCCATGCCAGGTCCACTTGGCAGCCCTGGCAGCCTCTGGGCTAGCGCGATGGCCCCTTCTCTTGGCATGGCCCCTCATcagcagccgcagcagtCAGCGAAGACGAAGGTCAGCAGTAGCGGTAGCAGCTTCGAGTTGAACGGTGgccacgacggcgagacCGACGACTTTGGCGTGGGGGCCACCTTGAACCCGCTGATGGAGATCATTAAACTCCAGCTCTTTGAGGGTAACTGGCGCTGGACGACAGCCCTGGAGAAGATGACTGGTATcaaggccgccgctgccaaaGCCGCCGCCCCCGGACACGCTGACGACGTCCTCGCGACCGCATGCGCTGTGGCCTacctcaagctcaagctgggggaggacaaggaggcgTGGGAGTTGATTGtggagaaggccgagacgtggctcgaggcgcaggtcaaggacctcgCTGCCCTCGAGAAGGCCGTGCACGCGCTGTTCTAA
- the DLD1 gene encoding uncharacterized protein (D-lactate dehydrogenase cytochrome oxidoreductase protein), whose product MGLRARLPSVLRAARPPRPVLHCTRRYSTHPPPGSRWAPLLGGLGVGVALTYTAISLATAEDKHEHPHPTPKRGAERFGTPEDYRKAIAEIRALLPRDDVSTDEEDREVHAANEWYYGAQQLPTAVAFPHTTEDVQAIVRVCSKYRVPIIPYGSGTSLEGHFSAPYGGVCVNLGRHMDKIVAIHPMDGDAVVQAGIGYETLNKALADQGLNLFFPLDPGPNASVAGMLSTGCSGPNALRYGSARAEWFINVTAVLPDGSIVKTRQRAKKSSTGPDMTKLFIGAEGTLGIVTEVTLRLTPKQPTRVAVVSFPSVTDAVKAVVDVVNQGVNIQCAELLDSLFVQAANHLGIVPNPLPEKDTLFFKLLGTDAMMDESERLLREIAQKHRSIEMRMAHNDQESDALWAARKGALYAALAHSGYETPMLYGNDACVPLSALPQYVAECQKEMRDKGIYGPIVAHIADGTVHSTVIMRDRSEIPMVDELIRGFVKKAIALDGTCSGEHGVGATKKKYLPSELGDGTCRMMRTIKDSLDPLGIMNPGKLYPDEPDAPGQDAKYAPPPPACCT is encoded by the exons ATGGGATTACGTGCCCGACTTCCCAGTGTGCTCCGTGCAGCACGCCCACCACGTCCCGTACTGCACTGTACGAGGCGTTACTCAACACATCCTCCACCGGGATCAAGGTGGGCGCCactccttggcggcctgggcgtcggcgtcgcaCTCACATATACGGCGATCAGTCTCGCAACGGCTGAGGACAAGCATGAGCATCCTCATCCCACCCCCAAACGAGGCGCAGAGCGTTTCGGCACACCAGAGGATTATCGGAAGGCGATTGCGGAGatccgcgccctcctcccccggGACGACGTGAGTacggatgaggaggaccgCGAGGTACATGCTGCCAATGAGTGGTATTATGGCGCACAGCAGCTTCCGACTGCAGTCGCGTTCCCGCACACGACAGAGGACGTGCAGGCCATCGTGCGTGTGTGTTCAAAGTATCGAGTCCCAATAATCCCATATGGGAGTGGAACGAGTCTGGAGGGCCACTTCTCCGCACCGTATGGCGGCGTGTGCGTCAACCTCGGACGGCATATGGATAAGATTGTTGCAATCCACCCGATGGACGGAGATGCTGTTGTCCAGGCTGGTATTGGGTACGAGACGCTTAATAAGGCGCTCGCGGACCAGGGACTCAACCTCTTCTTCCCGCTGGACCCGGGGCCAAACGCCAGCGTCGCGGGGATGCTTAGCACGGGGTGCTCAGGACCTAACGCTTTGCGTTATGGGTCTGCTCGTGCCGAGTG GTTCATCAATGTCACGGCCGTCCTGCCTGATGGCAGTATCGTCAAGACACGCCAGCGAGCCAAGAAGTCGTCCACAGGACCAGATATGACCAAGCTCTTCATAGGTGCTGAGGGAACACTCGGTATCGTCACAGAGGTTACACTCCGCCTCACGCCAAAGCAGCCGACCCGCGTTGCAGTTGTTTCTTTCCCATCCGtcaccgacgccgtcaaggctgttgttgatgttgtTAACCAGGGCGTCAACATCCAGTGCG ccgagctgctcgactCTCTTTTCGTCCAGGCTGCCAACCACTTGGGCATTGTGCCGAACCCTCTTCCCGAGAAGGACACTCTTTTCTTCAAGCTCCTGGGCACAGATGCTATGAtggacgagagcgagcgccTGCTGCGCGAGATTGCCCAGAAGCATAGGAGCATCGAGATGCGGATGGCGCACAATGATCAAGAGAGCGACGCGTTGTGGGCGGCCAGGAAGGGCGCACTGTacgctgcgctcgctcaCAGCGGCTACGAGA CACCGATGCTGTATGGAAATGACGCCTGCGTCCCACTCTCAGCACTGCCCCAGTATGTGGCAGAATGCCAGAAGGAAATGAGGGACAAGGGGATCTACGGGCCGATTGTTGC TCATATCGCCGACGGAACAGTGCACAGCACAGTCATCATGCGTGATCGCTCAGAGATCCCCATGGTGGACGAGCTTATCAGGGGCTTTGTCAAGAAGGCGATTGCTCTCGACGGCACTTGTTCTGGTGAACATGGTGTTGGTGCGACGAAGAAG AAATACCTCCCCAGCGAGCTTGGTGACGGGACCTGTCGCATGATGAGGACGATCAAGGACTCTCTCGACCCGCTGGGCATCATGAACCCGGGCAAGCTGTACCCCGATGAGCCCGATGCGCCTGGCCAGGACGCCAAAtacgcgccgccaccacctgCATGCTGCACGTAG
- a CDS encoding uncharacterized protein (Major Facilitator Superfamily): MSNVYEKDEINTAYKADTSHSERDDNSPDPYNQRPDDVEDHRSRQTDIDYGFDIDEVNKTVRKVDLRLIPILSALYCISLIDRTNLSLARAANKLQMNYDLNLTNPDGSSQGNRYGLATIMFFIPYIILEVPSQLGLRKFGAKLWLGTATALWGIVMIGMGFVTTWQGLVGLRAVLGIFESCLFPGAAFLISCWYPRYQMATRNSFFYCLSIVLSGLSSIMAWGISQLHTKRGLHGWQWIFIIQGSLTVFIGFMGYLFITDFPDKAHFLTDHQKNIIITRIQRDRGDAEVDKLTMPLFWEYITDFKLWLFGYFFGSTTLASYSLAYFLPGILAQMGFSNALAQILVAPPYVYCIIPCVCVSIFSDRTRMRAAGISFNAICVIVGTCMYSQLHDPKHKAARYAGVFLAIGGCNSNVPLILAWAQSSIRRQSKRGFASALIVAWGGIGGILSGVAFMEREAKKGYPTGVHLTLGVNASIVVLSMCLMLFFKRQNRRADLGAVVLEGSAAFRYQG, encoded by the exons ATGTCCAACGTATacgagaaggacgagatCAACACCGCCTACAAGGCAGACACGAGCCACTCGGAGCGCGATGACAACTCGCCAGACCCGTACAACCAGCGGCCCGATGACGTTGAGGACCACCGCTCCCGCCAGACCGACATTGACTATGGCTtcgacatcgacgaggtcaacaAGACCGTCCGCAAGGTCGACTTGCgcctcatccccatcctctCCGCTCTCTACTGTATCTCTCTGATTGACCG GACCAACCTGTcgctcgctcgcgcagccAACAAGCTGCAGATGAACTacgacctcaacctcaccaaccCCGACGGTTCGTCACAGGGTAACCGCTACGGTCTGGCCACTATCATGTTCTTCATCCCCTACAT TATTCTCGAGGTTCCCTCGCAGCTCGGTCTGCGCAAGTTTGGTGCCAAGTTGTGGCTCGGAACTGCGACAGCCCTCTGGGGTATCGTCATGATCGGTATGGGTTTCGTCACCACCTGGCAaggcctcgtcggcctccgTGCCGTCCTCGGTATCTTTGAGTCGTGCCTGTTCCCCGGAGCCGCCTTCCTCATTTCTTGCTGGTACCCGCGCTACCAGATGGCGACCCGCAACTCGTTCTTCTACTGCTTGTCGATTGTCCTCTCCGGTCTCTCGTCCATTATGGCTTGGGGTATCTCGCAGCTTCACACCAAGCGTGGTCTTCACGGCTGGCAGTGGATCTTCATCATCCAGGGCTCCCTCACTGTCTTTATCGGTTTCATGGGTTACCTCTTCATCACCGACTTCCCCGACAAGGCCCACTTCCTTACCGACCACCAGAAGAACATTATCATCACCCGTATCCAGCGTGACCgtggcgacgccgaggtcgacaagctcaccaTGCCCCTCTTCTGGGAATACATTACCGACTTTAAGCTCTGGCTCTTCGGTTACTTCTTCGGTTCCACCACTCTTGCCTCTTACTCTCTCGCCTACTTCCTCCCTGGTATTCTCGCCCAGATGGGCTTCAGCAACGCTCTGGCCCAgatcctcgtcgctccGCCTTACGTGTACTGCATCATTCCCTGCGTCTGCGtctccatcttctccgACAGGACCCGCATGCGCGCAGCCGGTATCTCCTTCAACGCCATCTGCGTCATCGTCGGTACTTGCATGTACTCGCAGCTCCACGACCCCAAGCACAAGGCCGCTCGCTACGCCggcgtcttcctcgccatcggCGGATGCAACAGCAACGTCCCTCTCATCCTTGCGTGGGCCCAGTCGTCCATCCGTCGCCAGTCCAAGCGTGGCTTTGCATCTGCCCTCATCGTCGCATGGGGCGGTATTGGCGGTATCCTCTCCGGTGTCGCCTTTATGGAGCGtgaggccaagaagggtTACCCCACTGGTGTCCACCTCACTCTCGGCGTCAACGCCTCCATCGTCGTCTTGTCCATGTGCCTCATGCTCTTCTTCAAGAGGCAGaaccgccgcgccgacctcggcgccgtcgtcctcgagggctCCGCGGCCTTCCGCTACCAGGGCTAA